A part of Miscanthus floridulus cultivar M001 chromosome 6, ASM1932011v1, whole genome shotgun sequence genomic DNA contains:
- the LOC136459460 gene encoding uncharacterized acetyltransferase At3g50280-like, whose protein sequence is MAQMISTMPMLDAAPAASAIMAPKLQAAAACLDAPPSGITVVSRQHVRPDAASAVGDLTLSVSDLPMLSCHYIQKGLFFPAPDLPMPSLVSLLLSSLSRALAVVPALAGRLVTLPDDRIVIHCNDAGVDFLHAVAPGLSLDDFLVPDADVPTKLTKDLFPMDRTVSYEGHRRPLTSFQVTVLGDGAVFIGIVANHAVVDGTSFWQFFNTWAAICRGQSPKLPDFRRNFFGESTAVLRFPSGVGPSVTFDVDAPLRERVFHFSADAIRELKAIANRRPSGGHDAEVYGKMAHDPKNPQVRGEISSFQSLCAQIWLAVTRARKRLSPDATTTFRMAVNCRHRLQPPISPAYFGNAIQSAVTMATVSELARSDLRWAAGKLNESLAAYGDGTIRRAAAAWQAAPRCFPLGNPDGAVITMGSSNRFPMYEGNDFGWGRPLAVRSGRANKFDGKMSVFPGRAGDGSVDIEVCLAPETMAALLRDAEFMQYVSCPCRICCDVPGAVRAGASGGHRPS, encoded by the coding sequence ATGGCTCAGATGATCTCCACCATGCCCATGCTGGACGCCGCCCCGGCCGCGTCCGCCATTATGGCACCCAAACTgcaggccgccgccgcctgcctggACGCGCCGCCCTCGGGCATCACCGTCGTGTCGAGGCAGCACGTTCGCCCGGACGCCGCGTCGGCGGTCGGTGACCTCACGCTGTCCGTCTCCGACCTGCCCATGCTGTCGTGCCACTACATCCAGAAGGGGCTCTTCTTCCCGGCCCCCGACCTGCCCATGCCCTCGCTCGTGTCGCTGCTCCTGTCGTCGCTGTCGCGGGCGCTCGCCGTCGTCCCGGCTCTCGCCGGCCGCCTCGTCACGCTGCCCGACGACCGCATCGTCATCCACTGCAACGACGCGGGCGTGGACTTCCTCCACGCCGTCGCACCCGGCTTGTCGCTTGACGACTTTCTCGTCCCTGACGCCGACGTGCCGACCAAGCTGACAAAGGACCTGTTCCCCATGGACCGGACCGTGAGCTACGAAGGCCACCGTCGCCCGCTCACGTCGTTCCAGGTCACTGTGCTCGGTGACGGCGCCGTCTTTATCGGCATCGTCGCCAACCACGCCGTCGTGGACGGCACCTCCTTTTGGCAATTCTTCAACACCTGGGCGGCCATCTGCCGCGGCCAGTCGCCCAAGCTGCCGGACTTCCGCCGAAACTTCTTTGGCGAGTCCACTGCCGTCCTCCGCTTCCCCAGCGGCGTCGGCCCGTCGGTGACCTTCGACGTGGACGCGCCTCTCCGTGAGCGCGTCTTTCACTTCAGCGCTGACGCGATTCGCGAGCTGAAAGCAATAGCCAACCGTCGTCCGAGCGGTGGCCATGACGCCGAGGTTTACGGCAAGATGGCGCATGACCCCAAGAATCCCCAAGTGCGCGGGGAGATCTCGTCGTTCCAGTCGCTGTGCGCGCAGATATGGCTCGCGGTGACGCGTGCCCGCAAACGCCTGTCGCCCGACGCGACGACGACGTTCCGAATGGCGGTGAACTGCCGGCACCGGCTGCAGCCGCCCATCTCCCCTGCCTACTTTGGCAACGCCATCCAGAGCGCTGTGACGATGGCGACGGTGTCGGAGCTGGCTCGCAGCGATCTAAGGTGGGCCGCGGGCAAGCTGAACGAGAGCCTCGCGGCGTACGGCGACGGCACGAtccggcgcgcggcggcggcgtggcaggCCGCACCCCGGTGCTTCCCGCTGGGCAACCCCGACGGCGCGGTGATCACGATGGGGAGCTCGAACCGGTTCCCGATGTACGAGGGCAACGACTTCGGGTGGGGACGGCCCCTCGCGGTGCGGAGCGGGCGCGCCAACAAGTTCGACGGCAAGATGTCGGTGTTCCCGGGACGCGCCGGGGACGGCAGCGTGGACATCGAGGTGTGCCTGGCCCCGGAGACCATGGCAGCGCTGCTCCGCGACGCCGAGTTCATGCAGTACGTGTCGTGCCCGTGTCGCATCTGTTGTGATGTACCCGGTGCCGTGCGGGCGGGCGCGAGTGGGGGCCATCGGCCGTCGTGA